A region of Toxorhynchites rutilus septentrionalis strain SRP chromosome 1, ASM2978413v1, whole genome shotgun sequence DNA encodes the following proteins:
- the LOC129769532 gene encoding general odorant-binding protein 83a-like produces MFTTLALLLLAGAVCGDGPRRDAEYPPPEFLEKLKPMHDACVQETGVSEDAIKRFSDQEVHEDEKLKCYMNCLFHQAGVVDDKGEFHYVKIQDFLPESMHLITLNWFKKCLYPQGENLCEKAYWLNKCWKERDPVHYFLP; encoded by the exons atGTTCACAACTTTAGCGTTGCTTCTCCTGGCAGGAGCTGTCTGTGGTGATGGACCGAGGCGAGACGCTGAA TATCCCCCAccggaatttttggaaaaactgaAACCGATGCATGATGCTTGCGTCCAGGAAACAGGTGTATCTGAAG ATGCAATTAAACGCTTTAGTGATCAAGAAGTGCATGAGGATGAGAAACTCAAGTGTTATATGAACTGTTTATTCCATCAAGCAGGAGTAGTTGATGATAAAGGCGAGTTTCACTATGTGAAAATTCAGGACTTTTTGCCCGAATCGATGCACTTGATTACCCTTAATTGGTTCAAGAAATGTCTCTATCCCCAGGGTGAAAATCTCTGTGAAAAGGCCTACTGGTTGAACAAATGCTGGAAGGAACGTGATCCCGTTCATTATTTCTTACCATAA